In Salvia miltiorrhiza cultivar Shanhuang (shh) chromosome 4, IMPLAD_Smil_shh, whole genome shotgun sequence, the DNA window tccCCTCCGCCGCCACCACCCCCCACgttccccaccaccaccaccaccacgatCACCTCCGCCTCCATCTCCGCCACCACcatcacccccacccccacctccACGTTCTCCCCCACCACCGTCGCCCCCACCCACCACgttccccaccaccaccaccaccatcacctcCGCCTCCatcgccaccaccaccatcacccccacccccacctccACCGTCACCTCCACCCCCGCGttgtccaccaccaccaccaccacccccgCCTCcatcgccaccaccaccactcacccaccccccccccacctCACCATCACCTCCACCCCCACGTTTCTCCCCCCACCACGTCACCGCCTCCGCCCCCACGttccccaccaccaccatccCCTCCGCCGCCACCACCCCCACGTTCcccaccaccgccaccacctTCACCCCCCCCTCCATCGCCACCACCCCCatcaccccacccccccacctcCCACCATCACCCCCCCCCCACCGCCACGttccccaccaccaccatcccctccgccgccaccaccaccccgttccccaccaccgccaccaccaTCACCTCCGCCTCCATCGCCACCTCCCACCCCCCCCatcaccccccacccccacctccACCGTCACCACCTCCACCCCACgttccccaccaccaccaccaccttcaCCCCCGCCTCCATCACCACCACCCcatcacccccacccccacctccACCATCACCCCCCCCACGTTctcccccaccacccaccccacgttcccaccaccccaccccaccacACCACACCTTCACCCCCgccaccacccccacccccctccACCATCTcgcccccaccaccatcaccccACCACCCCCCCCCACCTTCTCCCCCACTCCACCACCCCAACCCcacacccccccaccccacacGCCACCACCATCACCTCCGCCTctcgccaccaccaccatcaccacccccaccccacctcACCGTCCTCACCCCACgttccccaccaccaccacctccatcaCCCCCGCCTCCATCGCcacccccaccaccatcacccccacccccacgttccccaccaccaccatcacccTCCGCCTCCATCCCCTCCGCCGCCACCACCCACCACTTTCACCCCCACCACCATCATCCCCCACCCCCACttcgccgccaccaccaccttcACCTCCACCCCCACGTTCGCCCCACCACCGTCACCCCCACCTTCACCTGCGCCCCCTCCACcctcaccaccaccgccaccaccaTCTCCTCCTCCGCCCTCACCACCACCGCCTTCTCCTCCACCCCCACCCCCTCCTTCACCCCCACCACCACCTTCGCCGCCACCACCGTCGCCACCGCCACCTCCACCGTCACCCCCACCCCCTCGTCCACCACCGACACACCCACCACCCCCACGTTCGCCACCACCACCGTCACCCCCACCACCTTCACCTCCGCCCCCTCCACCCTCACCACCACCGCCTTCTCCGCCACCACCATCTCCTCCACCCCCACCCCCTCCCTCACCTCCACCTCCTCCTTCTCCTCCACCCCCACGGGTATCGCCCCCG includes these proteins:
- the LOC131021154 gene encoding glycine-rich protein DOT1-like, producing the protein MGVVAMEGGVKVVAVVGNVGVVAAEGMVVVGNVGAEAVTWWGEKRGGGGDGEVGGGWVSGGGGDGGGGGGGGGGQRGGGGDGGGGGGGDGGGGDGGGGDGGGGGGERGGWGRRWWGRTWRWGWG